One Streptomyces sp. L2 genomic window carries:
- a CDS encoding transglycosylase SLT domain-containing protein, which produces MSRISVRGFAVASATAVTAVGSVVGVASGSTMHNNDAEATATDATLLADIPVGQQAQVQTASLTQQADSQAIAADASAKKDAEEAARKAAAETAVAKKASAEKAAKEAKERIEAKKAASRSASRDSSSFPVQSSYSVAQIQAMARQMVAGGQFQCFSNIVDHESSWNYHAVNASSGAYGLFQALPGSKMSSAGADWQTNPATQIKWGLNYMNSRYGSPCQAWSFWQANHWY; this is translated from the coding sequence GTGAGCCGGATCTCGGTCCGGGGATTCGCAGTGGCCTCGGCCACCGCGGTCACCGCTGTCGGAAGCGTCGTCGGTGTTGCCTCGGGCAGCACCATGCACAACAACGACGCAGAGGCGACGGCAACCGACGCCACGCTCCTCGCAGACATCCCCGTCGGCCAGCAGGCGCAGGTGCAGACCGCGTCCCTGACGCAGCAGGCCGACTCCCAGGCCATCGCGGCCGACGCGAGCGCCAAGAAGGACGCCGAGGAGGCGGCCCGCAAGGCGGCAGCCGAGACCGCGGTCGCCAAGAAGGCGTCCGCCGAGAAGGCCGCGAAGGAAGCCAAGGAGCGCATCGAGGCGAAGAAGGCGGCCAGCCGCAGCGCCAGCCGCGACTCCTCCAGCTTCCCGGTCCAGAGCAGCTACTCCGTGGCGCAGATCCAGGCGATGGCCCGTCAGATGGTGGCGGGCGGCCAGTTCCAGTGCTTCAGCAACATCGTGGACCACGAGTCCAGCTGGAACTACCACGCGGTGAACGCGTCTTCCGGTGCGTACGGGCTGTTCCAGGCGCTGCCCGGCTCCAAGATGAGCTCCGCGGGGGCCGACTGGCAGACGAATCCGGCCACGCAGATCAAGTGGGGCCTCAACTACATGAACAGCCGGTACGGGAGCCCTTGCCAGGCTTGGTCGTTCTGGCAGGCCAACCACTGGTATTAG
- a CDS encoding PhoH family protein: MVTSTKRHKPDRRTYVLDTSVLLADPNALTRFDEHEVVLPIVVVTELEAKRHHPELGYFARQALRLLDDYRVKHGRLDAPIPIGELGGTIRVELNHSDPSVLPTGYRLGDNDSRILAVARNLQAEGYDVTVVSKDLPLRIKASSVGLLAEEYRAELAITDTSGWTGMSELTLPGEQVDVLFEEGHVYVPEAAGLPVHTGLTIQSERGKALGRVTADGNVRLVRGDREAFGIKGRSAEQRIALDLLLDPDVGIVSMGGRAGTGKSALALCAGLEAVLERRQHQKVMVFRPLYAVGGQELGYLPGSEAEKMSPWAQAVFDTLSAVTSREVIEEVTSRGMLEVLPLTHIRGRSLHDAFVIVDEAQSLERNVLLTVLSRIGANSRVVLTHDVAQRDNLRVGRYDGVVAVVEKLKGHPLFAHVTLTRSERSQIAALVTEMLEDGHI; the protein is encoded by the coding sequence GTGGTGACCAGCACAAAGCGCCACAAGCCAGACCGGCGCACCTATGTTCTCGACACCAGCGTCCTGCTGGCCGACCCGAACGCCCTGACCCGCTTCGACGAGCACGAGGTCGTGCTCCCCATCGTGGTGGTCACGGAGCTGGAGGCCAAGCGGCACCATCCGGAACTCGGCTACTTCGCCCGCCAGGCCCTGCGCCTGCTGGACGACTACCGGGTGAAGCACGGTCGCCTCGACGCCCCCATCCCCATCGGGGAACTCGGCGGGACCATCCGTGTCGAGCTCAACCACTCGGACCCCAGCGTGCTGCCCACCGGCTACCGCCTGGGGGACAACGACTCCCGCATCCTCGCGGTGGCCCGGAACCTGCAGGCCGAGGGGTACGACGTCACCGTCGTCTCGAAGGACCTGCCGCTCAGGATCAAGGCGTCCTCCGTGGGCCTCCTCGCCGAGGAGTACCGCGCGGAACTCGCCATCACGGACACCTCCGGCTGGACCGGGATGTCCGAACTGACCCTGCCCGGCGAACAGGTGGACGTCCTCTTCGAGGAAGGGCACGTGTATGTGCCGGAGGCCGCCGGCCTCCCGGTGCACACCGGCCTGACCATCCAGTCCGAGCGCGGCAAGGCGCTCGGCCGAGTCACCGCCGACGGCAACGTCCGTCTGGTGCGCGGCGACCGGGAGGCGTTCGGCATCAAGGGCCGCAGCGCCGAGCAGCGCATCGCGCTCGACCTGCTGCTCGACCCGGACGTCGGGATCGTGTCGATGGGCGGCCGGGCCGGCACCGGCAAGTCGGCGCTGGCGCTGTGCGCGGGCCTGGAGGCGGTCCTGGAGCGCCGTCAGCACCAGAAGGTGATGGTCTTCCGGCCGCTGTACGCGGTCGGCGGGCAGGAACTGGGCTATCTGCCGGGCAGCGAGGCGGAGAAGATGAGCCCGTGGGCGCAGGCCGTCTTCGACACGCTGTCGGCCGTCACCTCCCGCGAGGTCATCGAGGAGGTCACGTCGCGCGGCATGCTGGAGGTCCTGCCGCTCACCCACATCCGCGGCCGTTCCCTGCACGACGCGTTCGTCATCGTCGACGAGGCCCAGTCGCTGGAGCGGAACGTGCTGCTGACCGTCCTGTCCCGGATCGGGGCGAACTCACGGGTCGTTCTGACCCATGACGTGGCACAACGGGACAACCTGCGCGTCGGGCGCTACGACGGAGTCGTCGCCGTCGTCGAGAAACTGAAGGGACACCCGCTCTTCGCGCATGTCACGCTGACCCGGTCCGAGAGGTCCCAGATCGCGGCCCTTGTGACCGAAATGCTCGAAGACGGTCATATCTAA
- a CDS encoding isoprenyl transferase gives MNLRDKLRGLLVRLYARRVEGHLDHASVPKHIGVIMDGNRRWAKASGSSTVHGHRAGADKIGEFLGWCSETDVEVVTLWLLSTDNFDRAADELVPLLGIIEDVVRSLAADGRWRVHHVGTPDLLPAGMQRTLKEAEEATADVAGIVVNVAIGYGGRQEIADAVRSMLADAHDRGVSMEELADSVDIDMIGRHLYTGAQPDPDLVIRTSGEQRLSGFMLWQTAHSEYYFCDVFWPAFRKVDFLRALRDYAARHRRYGG, from the coding sequence GTGAACCTGCGCGACAAGCTGCGCGGCCTGCTCGTCAGGCTCTACGCCCGCCGGGTGGAAGGTCACCTGGACCACGCCTCGGTGCCCAAGCACATCGGCGTCATCATGGACGGCAACCGCCGCTGGGCCAAGGCCTCCGGGTCCAGCACCGTGCACGGACACCGGGCCGGCGCCGACAAGATCGGGGAGTTCCTCGGCTGGTGCTCGGAGACGGACGTCGAGGTCGTCACCCTCTGGCTGCTGTCCACGGACAACTTCGACCGCGCCGCAGACGAGCTGGTCCCGCTGCTCGGCATCATCGAGGACGTCGTACGCTCCCTCGCCGCCGACGGGCGCTGGCGCGTGCACCACGTCGGCACGCCGGACCTGCTGCCCGCGGGGATGCAGCGCACCCTGAAGGAGGCCGAGGAGGCCACCGCCGACGTCGCCGGAATAGTGGTCAACGTGGCCATCGGCTACGGCGGCCGCCAGGAGATCGCCGACGCCGTGCGCTCCATGCTCGCCGACGCCCACGACCGGGGCGTGTCGATGGAGGAGCTCGCCGACTCCGTCGACATCGACATGATCGGCCGTCACCTCTACACCGGTGCCCAGCCCGACCCCGACCTGGTGATCCGCACCAGCGGTGAACAGCGGCTGTCCGGTTTCATGCTCTGGCAGACGGCCCACTCCGAGTACTACTTCTGCGACGTCTTCTGGCCGGCCTTCCGCAAGGTCGACTTCCTGCGCGCCCTGCGCGACTACGCCGCCCGCCACCGCCGCTACGGCGGCTGA